In the Arachis stenosperma cultivar V10309 chromosome 8, arast.V10309.gnm1.PFL2, whole genome shotgun sequence genome, TTCTGCTTGTAAATGCTTACAGCTACAAACTCGGGGCTCCCAAAGTCTCCAAGGTTTGCAAGACGAACCGGCTTCACTACAACCCCAATGTTGTTGCTCCCCATAATTGCATCTTGAAACAAAGCAGTTGCCCCAGCTTTATCAACCTATTCATTGTAAACCAGAGCAGCAAAGATTGTTACAATGTAAATGGAAAGTGTTGTACTTTGGGGGGAATAAATAACAACTTTTTATGAAATATGAATATATGATGATCAGTTTCATCCAATACTATTCCATTTCCATTTTATCTAAGTTCaaattttatgcattttcaatGCAAAAATTCTTCTAAATTaatatcaaatcaaattatTGCCATATAGACAAAAAGTGGCTAACTTCTACACCTCAATCTCAACAAGAAACCAGTTTGATCTATGCGCAACACACGATTAGGTGTCAATGTAAAAGAGTTTTAAACTAAAGTCATAGAGAGTTTAAACTCAATTCACCCACCACATTCCATTTCCATTTAAACTCTATTGAATCATTTTCCAACGCATCATACCAAACAGAGAGGAAAACATACGCAATTCTTCACAGTAGGaaaagcttatcaaagattaaGGTTAATGTAAGTTTGAATTCTAAAAAAATGGTAAATAATTTTACCTTAGTCCAAGAAGAGGGTATAAGAAGAGTGAAACCTTCCTTGGAATCAGTGTATCTCTGAAGCTCCAAGTCCAACTCTTGAGCCATCAACAATGCACCACTAGTGTTTGATAAATTGCTCGAAAGAAAAGTTGTGAGAAGAAGAGCAGGATTGAGCTTCCTCTTAGTAAAAATGTTGATAAACGCACGATGTGGTTGTGAGGTTCATTGTGAAGAATGCAGGTAACAGAATTGAAAGAGGGGATTGAGAAAAGGTTCTGGAAGAAGAGTGTTGTGAATTGTGGAGAAGAGTGAAGCAAGTTTTCAAAGCCATTGGAATGGAATTGCAAAGTCTAATGTGTTGGGTTTCGTTGGTAAAAAAATTGAACTCATTTGTTACCGTTATTTTTATGAGTAGTTTCAACAAATGTCATGTTTGGGGTTTGAAATTCAAACCGGTTATAGAACTAGCAGAATTAGATGTTCAAAAATTCAATGGAAATTCAACTAAGATTTAATtggatataaaaaataatatattaacatataaaaaaatcttttttaaaaagatttatcttttttatagtTTATTATCTTTAACCAATTAACTGTTAAAATACTATATCAATCTGATtagttaattgatttttttctttttaattaattctttgtcaaatgatttttatattaaatcGAACTAATTTGTTGGTCAATTCTTGATTAACTGGGTGAAATGGATTTATTTTCGTTCTTCTTTTTATAATACTcgagttaaatttttttaataaaaaaaattacaatacgCTTAGACTCTCTGTAATATTCATAGTTGTCAAAACTAAACCGGTGATCGAACCGATTAACCCGGtcctatataaataaaaaataaaaaataataaaaaatttaaagttaaaatttaaaatacatatttttactaacattttaagaatattcaactattctaaaataatatgaaacagaaataataagtattttattaattttactctatcataaatattttattttgtttttatattaaaataataattattttcaaattttaataatttattaataaatttatatctattatactattatatactacaaatatttattaaaaaataatattaatagatattatatacttatgaaaagaaaaaataagtaaatttataattattgttaaataaaaatataattaattttaaaataaatgagtttataactaaaattaaaataaattaaatagaagtaAATACATTTAATAAaagatatctatatatataataagttaTAAACATATTAGCTAGAATTGTGATAGCCTAGTGGTTGTGACTTGCTCTTTTTTTATTAAGGATAGGGGTTCGAACCCCACCCCAcctatttaaaaaattttaatttccaaCGATTTGGTTGGATCTGTTTTACCGAATTTGACTAATTCTAACCGGTTTATTTTAGATTTAACCAGTTCATACCGATTCACTTCCTTATTCGATTTAACTAGCGGATCGGTTTAGAATCCAGTTCATCGATTTTTTAGTCGAACCGACTTTTTAGTCGAACCGACTGATTCGGTCCGATTTTTACATTACTGATAATATCAATATGCTCCCGTGTATtgacatattatatatttaatattataattactCAATATGCTCTTTGCGTATTGctacaaataaatttaaaaaaaattgttattatAATTCAGCCTCCTACAAATTGTTCCgccttaaaaattttaaaaaacacaataaaatCCAATAATTAAGTGTTACATCAAAACTTGGTTCATATTtaaggctgcgtttgtttcAAAGAACAGGACAGGACAAGACATTGATggacagagacacaaaattttgtgtttttgtattctgtttggcaataaactagaacaaattatgaaaatttaatttattcttatttttttccatttaaaaaatttgagataaaaaatataataataaaaaatataattatgaaaaattaacaaaaataatgaaagaaaaaataaaaaataagttgtgtccctTGTTAGTGTCTCTGTGTCCTTCCTGTCaggatggacacaaaatacactaattcagtgtctCTGGACACATTGTCTCTGTCCATGTCTCCTCTGCCAAACACGATTTTGTGTCTCAGTGTCCCTGTCTCAATGTTCTGTCTCtgtaaacaaacgcagcctaagAAAACAgccaaaataattttataaaaaaggTTTGATaagtttaaattattttattttgggaTTTTCTTGCTTTTAGGCTATATAAAATTTGGACAAATCAAGTTTAATtgagtttataattatttatttattatatttttttcatgtgAAAAGCTTCCCACTCCATTTAGTTTTTCCCTAAATTTTTTCCttctaatatataatttatccTTTGATGGTTCCATCTTACTATTTAGGTGTAGATGCTCGCTATTGTTTTTAGTTTGATTTCTTTTAAATGTTCTTTTTAAGATCTAATTTATAAAATGCTTTAGAAGAGTTGAAAGTATTCTCATTTTATTACCTTTCTTATTCTTTACttttgaaatatatttttatttttatagtttttgtGATGGTTTAAGAGTTATGattgataatattttttcttttaaattcgAAATGGtgatagatttttttatttgaattaatttctATATTCATTTTATAtgtcattttctttgtttttagcAAATGACCTTATATTTTCCAACAAGATGTGATAAGAAATTAGAAGCTAGCAAGTGAGGAATTTTCTA is a window encoding:
- the LOC130943540 gene encoding psbP domain-containing protein 2, chloroplastic-like; translation: MAQELDLELQRYTDSKEGFTLLIPSSWTKVDKAGATALFQDAIMGSNNIGVVVKPVRLANLGDFGSPEFVAVSIYKQKGVR